CTTATATTTTTTTATCAATTCATAAAATGATGCTAATTTTTTCTTTAAGGCGGAAGTAAAATCCTCAATATCGCTTAGTTTTTCTAAAGCATGAAAAAGGGAAATTCCATGATCTGTGGCAATATCCATTAATCTGCCCAATGTTACTTTCCCGATTCCTCTTCGGGGAATGTTGATAATTCGCAAGAGACTTTCATTATCTTCCGGATTTACCAGAACGCGCAAATAAGCGATGATATCTTTGATCTCTTTTCGCTGGTAGAAATTGATTCCACCAACGATTTTGTAGGAGATATTCGCCTTGATAAACTCGGACTCCAGCACTCGCGATTGAGCGTTAGTTCTATAAAAAATGGCAACATCTTTACGTTTTGTATTTGGCTGAACGATTATTTGGCTAATCCTTTGAGCAACCATAATAGCTTCATAATATTCGTTTTGCAGTTCGTAAACGGAGATTTTTTTCCCTTTGCTTCTTGAAGACCACAGTTCTTTTTCATGTCTGGACTCATTTTTTGCAATCAAATTATTCGCCGCATCAAGCACATTTTGGGGAGAACGATAATTTTGGGTCATTCGGATTATTTTAGCATTCTTGTAATCATCTTCAAACGAAAGAATGTTTTGAATATCCGCTCCCCTCCAGCCGTAAATTGATTGATCATCATCACCCACCACACAAATATTTTTGTGGGAATTTGCCAGCAATTTTGCAAATTGATATTGGGCAAAATTCGTATCCTGATATTCATCAATCATTATATATTTAAATTTGTTTTGGTATTTTTGCAAAATTTCGTTGTGGTTTTGAAATAATTTTACAGTATAGAGAAGAAGGTCATCGAAATCCGCACCATTATTATCCAATAAATATTCCTGATATGATTTGTAGATTTTCCCCATCATATTACCAAAGTAAGAATTATCGGATTGATATTCTTCATAAGCAATGAGATTATTTTTTTTGTTTGAGATGATATTCAGAGCTTTGGCAGGGGGGAAATTTTCTGCTGGAATTTCCAACTTCTTCAAAACTTTTTTCATAATGCTTTTCTGGTCGTCTTGATCGAATATCGTAAAGTTGGTTTTGAGAGGAAGTTGCATAATTTCAGTTCGCAGAATTCTAAGGCACATAGAATGAAAAGTTCCCATCGAGAGAGTGTACGAAGAAATTCCGAACCAATTATGAAGCCGTTCCTTCATCTCGTTCGCTGCCTTGTTTGTGAAAGTTACGGCTAAAATATTAGCAGGATTAATTCCTTTCCCCTTAATCAAATAGGCAATTCTGTGGACGATGCATCTGGTTTTACCGCTACCGGCACCGGCTAAAATNNNNNNNNNNNNNNNNNNNNNNNNNNNNNNNNNNNNNNNNNNNNNNNNNNNNNNNNNNNNNNNNNNNNNNNNNNNNNNNNNNNNNNNNNNNNNNNNNNNNGAATCTATATCCGGCGGATAATTTACAGCAGGATTTCCTGCTGGATCTAACAAATTATCACGATCAAGAGAGCAAGAAATTAGGACGATAATTGTTAGTGCTAAAAGTAGAATGAGTTTTTTCATTATTATTTTTTATATTCCATTTAATTAAAATCTAATATTTATTCCGTTTGGTGTCAAGGAGATTTTTTTGCCTTGATATTTGATCACAAGGTTTCCCCAAAGATCGCGGTTATAATTTTCGGTTGCTTGAAAAGAATCAATAATAGTATATCCCCAAACCAATACCCAAAAACTAAGAAACAGTTGGGAGGTTTGGTAGGAGGCATTTGCATCAGTATAATATTGGCTGATGTCCTGAATATTTGTTGCGTTTTTATAGTTATCGTAGGAATCCATAGATTTATCATAAAAATAGAAAGAACTTCCAGCCAAAAACATCTGCAACCCAAGCAATATCTCCCCTTTGGTATAACTTTTTGCGGAAAAATGTCCCCAACCGGGAGCAATTATTGATTTGAGACAATTAACGGTATATGATTCTTTGTTTTGACAATAAATATCATAAATTTTTAGATCATGTTTGAACTGCTCACGAGCCGTTTTCCATTCAGAGACGGTATTCCAGTCGTATTCATTGTCTTTGGGAAAGATGCTTTGCTCTGGTTTATTCAAGCTGTTTTTCAGGTCAATCAGATTCTCGTTTGTGTTGAGAGAAGTTGAAATATCAGCAAAGATAGTCGAAGTGAGAATGAATAACAT
The sequence above is drawn from the Candidatus Cloacimonadota bacterium genome and encodes:
- a CDS encoding UvrD-helicase domain-containing protein — encoded protein: ILAGAGSGKTRCIVHRIAYLIKGKGINPANILAVTFTNKAANEMKERLHNWFGISSYTLSMGTFHSMCLRILRTEIMQLPLKTNFTIFDQDDQKSIMKKVLKKLEIPAENFPPAKALNIISNKKNNLIAYEEYQSDNSYFGNMMGKIYKSYQEYLLDNNGADFDDLLLYTVKLFQNHNEILQKYQNKFKYIMIDEYQDTNFAQYQFAKLLANSHKNICVVGDDDQSIYGWRGADIQNILSFEDDYKNAKIIRMTQNYRSPQNVLDAANNLIAKNESRHEKELWSSRSKGKKISVYELQNEYYEAIMVAQRISQIIVQPNTKRKDVAIFYRTNAQSRVLESEFIKANISYKIVGGINFYQRKEIKDIIAYLRVLVNPEDNESLLRIINIPRRGIGKVTLGRLMDIATDHGISLFHALEKLSDIEDFTSALKKKLASFYELIKKYKERAETQPISILTKNLINEIRLIEAYKSIDLVKGETRSENVREFISSTEEFSETFFEQFGRTPILSEFLQNITLMTNIDNSEDDKDTVFLMTMHNAKGLEFPYVFVVGVEEGLLPHRNSADVPEQLEEERRLFYVALTRTQKELCLSFAQNRRIFGSAIPVAPSQFLNEIPDEFVEKIQFNSYQNRQSNFSQNSQFKSRKSNDINITKKNFDWHTSNDLFKVGQKIMHKKFGKGTILSVRGSGEKSALTISFQNGLLKKILANYVSKL